A stretch of the Notamacropus eugenii isolate mMacEug1 chromosome 2, mMacEug1.pri_v2, whole genome shotgun sequence genome encodes the following:
- the OR6N2 gene encoding olfactory receptor 6N2, giving the protein MEQYNHTTVTEFILLGFPNVDDIQVWLFALLLLAYLFTIFGNLLIFLVIRLDSALHTPMYHFVSVLSFLELWYTATTIPKMLANLLSETKTISFAGCLLQTYFFHSLGASECYLLTAMAYDRYLAICRPLHYPAIMTPALCAKMAASCWTCGFLCPISEVILVSRLPFCGYNEIQHIFCDFPPLLSLACKDTSTNILVDFAINTFIIIVTFLFIMASYGRIIGTVLKIKTASGRKKAFSTCASHLIVVLIFFGSIIFMYVRLKKSYSLTLDRTLAVVYSVLTPLVNPIIYSLRNREIMKAIKRTILQQGALASPVHH; this is encoded by the coding sequence ATGGAACAGTACAACCATACAACAGTTACTGAGTTTATTCTCCTTGGTTTTCCCAATGTGGATGACATACAGGTTTGGCTCTTTGCCTTGTTGTTGTTGGCCTACCTCTTCACTATTTTTGGCAACTTGCTCATTTTTCTGGTCATCCGACTTGACTCTGCCCTCCACACACCCATGTATCACTTTGTCAGTGTCCTTTCCTTCTTGGAGCTATGGTATACAGCCACCACAATTCCCAAGATGCTGGCCAACTTACTTAGTGAGACAAAGACCATTTCCTTTGCAGGCTGCTTACTGCAGACCTACTTCTTCCATTCCCTAGGGGCCTCTGAATGCTACCTTCTTACAGCTATGGCCTATGACAGGTACCTGGCTATCTGCAGGCCCCTTCATTACCCAGCAATCATGACCCCAGCACTATGTGCCAAAATGGCTGCAAGTTGTTGGACTTGTGGCTTCTTATGCCCCATCTCTGAAGTCATCTTGGTTTCCAGACTCCCATTCTGTGGCTACAATGAGATCCAACACATCTTCTGTGACTTTCCACCCCTACTGAGTCTGGCTTGCAAGGACACTTCCACCAATATTCTGGTGGACTTTGCCATCAATACTTTCATTATcattgtcactttccttttcatcATGGCATCCTATGGGCGAATCATTGGTACTGTTCTGAAAATCAAGACAGCATCAGGGAGGAAGAAAGCCTTCTCTACCTGTGCCTCCCACCTCATAGtggttctaattttttttggcaGCATCATCTTTATGTATGTACGACTGAAGAAAAGCTATTCACTGACACTTGACCGGACCTTAGCTGTTGTCTACTCTGTGCTCACACCGTTAGTCAATCCTATAATTTATAGCCTCCGCAACAGAGAGATCATGAAAGCCATTAAGAGGACCATCCTCCAGCAGGGGGCATTGGCCAGCCCTGTCCACCACTAA